A DNA window from Magnetococcales bacterium contains the following coding sequences:
- a CDS encoding DUF4351 domain-containing protein — protein sequence TSLLLLQLKEKFGELPEETQRKIHRAERTTLEKWSLQILRANTLDEVFQTPKTNPTTQDPG from the coding sequence TGACATCGCTCCTCCTTCTGCAACTAAAGGAAAAATTTGGCGAGCTGCCCGAAGAAACTCAAAGAAAGATCCACCGGGCCGAGCGCACCACTCTGGAAAAATGGAGTCTTCAGATCCTGCGTGCCAACACCCTGGACGAAGTTTTCCAGACTCCAAAGACGAATCCCACCACCCAGGATCCCGGCTGA